A region from the Mus pahari unplaced genomic scaffold, PAHARI_EIJ_v1.1 scaffold_8665_1, whole genome shotgun sequence genome encodes:
- the Calcoco2 gene encoding LOW QUALITY PROTEIN: calcium-binding and coiled-coil domain-containing protein 2 (The sequence of the model RefSeq protein was modified relative to this genomic sequence to represent the inferred CDS: inserted 6 bases in 3 codons; deleted 2 bases in 2 codons), with amino-acid sequence MDQCPIPTLLEHGNFSQVLFNNVEKFYVPGGDVMCYYTLTEKFIPHPKAWIGIFKVGCKTTQEYYTFMWAPLPKQDLNKESATQQEIXKACFLPKDEERYQFCYVDKDGLFRGTSVPFQFCPDPGEDIMVVIIKERVEEMEQLSEELYPGNQELKGKYADLXEQLQRKQVVLEATERMNETVEQEVEEKGSWESELLRLKEYSQKIISEKKGLGIRVEELQTQVATQEKEMEDLXKKRQRLEQLKKENSQRTLILTEWKKHWKMLEKKTVEMLKEKEAAAWKQQQELKNENCILLEQHSNCKILQERLKDQISESC; translated from the exons ATGGACCAGTGCCCCATACCTACCTTGCTGGAACATGGCAACTTCTCTCAGGTCCTGTTTAACAATGTGGAGAAGTTCTATGTTCCTGGAGGAGATGTCATGTGCTATTACACCCTCACTGAAAAGTTCATCCCTCATCCCAAGGCCTGGATTGGCATCTTTAAAGTAGGGTGCAAGACCACCCAGGAGTATTATACCTTCATGTGGGCTCCCTTGCCC AAACAAGACCTAAACAAGGAATCAGCCACGCAGCAGGAAAT CAAAGCGTGTTTCCTTCCCAAGGATGAGGAGCGCTACCAGTTCTGCTATGTGGATAAGGATGGTTTGTTCCGGGGAACAAGTGTCCCTTTCCAGTTCTGTCCAGACCCTGGTGAGGACATAATGGTTGTTATCATTAAGGAAAGAGTAGAAGAGATGGAACAGCTCAGTGAGGAGCTTTACCCAGGAAACCAGGAACTGAAAGGCAAGTATGCTGACCT TGAGCAGCTTCAGAGGAAGCAGGTGGTACTGGAAGCAACGGAGAGGATGAACGAGACCGTAGaacaggaagtggaagagaaggGCTCTTGGGAGAGTGAGCTGCTCCGGCTGAAAGAATACAGCCAGAAGATAATCTCGGAAAAGAAGGGCTTGGGGATCAGAGTAGAAGAGCTCCAGACCCAGGTGGcaactcaagaaaaagaaatggaggaccT AAAGAAAAGACAGCGGTTGGAACagctcaagaaagaaaacagccagCGCACCCTCATCTTAACCGAATGGAAGAAGCACTGGaagatgctggaa aaaaaaacagtggaaatgttgaaggagaaggaagctgcagcatggaagcagcagcaggagctaAAGAATGAGAACTGTATCCTGTTGGAACAGCACAGCAACTGCAAGATTTTGCAGGAGAGACTAAAAGACCAAATCTCTGAGAGCTGCTGA